One region of Acidobacteriota bacterium genomic DNA includes:
- a CDS encoding extradiol dioxygenase, giving the protein MISAAHIVVYTKNAEADRAFFRDILGFKSVDAGHGWLVFALPPAEAAFHPCDENGTHELYFICDDLKAEIASLAKKHVKCSDVQEARWGSITKLRLPGGGAIGLYQPKHPLAIGLK; this is encoded by the coding sequence ATGATTTCAGCCGCTCATATAGTTGTCTACACTAAGAACGCCGAGGCAGACCGTGCATTCTTCCGCGACATACTGGGGTTCAAATCCGTGGACGCGGGTCATGGCTGGCTGGTCTTTGCCTTACCACCAGCAGAAGCAGCATTCCATCCGTGCGATGAGAACGGCACCCACGAACTTTATTTCATTTGCGACGATCTGAAAGCGGAGATCGCTTCCCTTGCCAAGAAACATGTTAAGTGTTCTGACGTTCAGGAAGCACGATGGGGCTCGATTACGAAACTGCGGCTTCCGGGTGGCGGCGCAATTGGTCTGTACCAGCCAAAGCATCCCTTAGCAATAGGCCTGAAATGA
- a CDS encoding UDP-2,3-diacylglucosamine diphosphatase has product MERAYDTLILSDVHLGSEISRASDALELLKSTTFRRLVLLGDIFNDLNFRRLKKEHWQFLSYIRKLSNPKRDVEVVWVEGNHDLGLSDLMSHLVGIPVYQQYLWEYQGHRYLAIHGHQFDRFVINNFILSRIGEALFLWIQKLDFGKRIISRYLDRLNTRWLRLSGKVASGALAYAAQHRAEYIFCGHTHVALKAESNGVRYYNCGSWTDDARCSYITIDREGAEIRSFVLGRLPAVTQELDNAEVPAHAV; this is encoded by the coding sequence ATGGAGCGCGCTTACGATACGCTCATCCTTTCCGATGTTCATCTTGGATCGGAGATTAGCCGCGCCAGCGATGCGCTGGAGTTGCTCAAGTCGACGACGTTTCGGCGGCTGGTTCTGCTCGGCGACATCTTCAATGACTTGAACTTCCGCCGGCTAAAGAAAGAACATTGGCAGTTTCTTTCCTATATCCGGAAGCTGTCGAATCCGAAGCGAGACGTGGAAGTAGTGTGGGTTGAAGGCAACCACGATCTAGGGCTTTCGGACCTCATGTCGCATCTGGTGGGAATCCCCGTGTATCAGCAGTACTTGTGGGAATACCAGGGACATCGCTACCTGGCGATTCATGGACATCAGTTCGATCGCTTCGTGATCAACAACTTCATCCTCAGCCGAATTGGCGAAGCCTTATTCCTCTGGATTCAAAAGCTCGATTTCGGAAAAAGGATCATCTCGCGCTATCTCGATCGCCTGAATACGCGTTGGCTGCGGCTTTCCGGTAAAGTCGCCTCGGGTGCGCTGGCTTATGCCGCACAACATCGCGCGGAATACATCTTTTGTGGGCACACGCATGTTGCTCTGAAAGCCGAAAGCAACGGTGTGCGCTATTACAACTGCGGATCTTGGACCGACGATGCGCGATGCAGCTACATCACCATCGATCGCGAAGGCGCTGAAATTAGAAGTTTCGTTCTGGGAAGGCTGCCGGCCGTGACGCAAGAATTGGATAATGCCGAGGTGCCGGCGCACGCAGTCTAG
- a CDS encoding galactosyldiacylglycerol synthase: MRKLTIVFFDAGGGHRNAANALKSVIERQQRPWQVELLNLQELLDAIDPLQKVAHIRLQDGYNLILRKGWTRLTPQLLVLLHSAIRMWHRPIVRALERYWQQNKADLVLSVIPNFNRALGESVHQAIPNAPFVTLMTDFADYPPHFWVERESEYVICGTQRAVEQALCIGARPEQCFLVSGMVLAPRFYDTVRLDRDVERQRLGLHPSLPTALVLFGGHGSPSMLGIAESLQQAKTPLQMIMICGRNESLANNIRQIAAAKPIFIEGFTNRVDYYMALSDFFIGKPGPGSISEALHFNLPVIVTRNGSTMPQERYNAEWVQENEVGVVLKSFSEIQAAVRDLLDDGRLESLRANVAARRNVAVFEAVDLLARFIPAENVPNTMTQAQLVRD; this comes from the coding sequence ATGCGCAAGTTGACGATCGTATTCTTTGATGCCGGTGGTGGACATCGCAACGCAGCCAATGCTCTGAAGAGTGTCATCGAGCGGCAGCAGCGCCCGTGGCAGGTCGAACTCCTGAATTTGCAAGAACTGCTTGATGCTATCGATCCTCTGCAGAAGGTTGCGCACATTCGGCTGCAGGATGGGTACAACCTGATCCTGCGCAAGGGCTGGACACGCTTGACTCCGCAGTTGCTCGTATTGCTGCACAGCGCAATCCGAATGTGGCATCGTCCCATCGTGCGCGCACTGGAGAGGTATTGGCAGCAAAACAAAGCTGACCTGGTTTTGTCCGTGATCCCGAATTTCAATCGCGCGCTCGGTGAGAGCGTTCATCAGGCCATCCCCAACGCTCCCTTCGTAACGCTCATGACCGACTTCGCCGACTACCCTCCGCATTTTTGGGTGGAACGCGAATCCGAATACGTCATTTGCGGTACACAGCGGGCTGTGGAGCAAGCGCTTTGTATTGGGGCACGACCAGAACAATGTTTTCTCGTTTCGGGAATGGTCTTGGCCCCTCGCTTTTACGATACAGTTCGCCTCGATCGGGACGTCGAGCGGCAAAGATTGGGATTGCACCCAAGCTTGCCCACTGCCCTGGTTCTTTTCGGAGGTCATGGTTCGCCCTCGATGCTAGGCATAGCCGAATCGCTGCAGCAAGCGAAAACTCCGCTGCAGATGATCATGATTTGTGGACGCAATGAATCCCTGGCAAACAATATCCGCCAGATCGCTGCGGCCAAGCCTATTTTCATCGAAGGCTTCACCAACAGGGTGGATTACTACATGGCGCTATCGGATTTCTTCATTGGGAAGCCGGGGCCGGGAAGCATCAGCGAAGCGCTGCATTTCAATCTGCCGGTGATCGTCACGCGCAACGGAAGCACCATGCCGCAGGAGCGCTACAACGCCGAGTGGGTTCAGGAAAACGAAGTTGGGGTAGTGCTGAAGAGTTTTTCCGAGATCCAGGCCGCCGTGCGAGATTTGCTCGACGACGGAAGACTAGAGTCTTTGCGCGCGAATGTAGCTGCTCGAAGGAACGTCGCTGTATTCGAAGCCGTCGATCTTCTGGCGCGGTTCATTCCCGCTGAGAACGTGCCCAACACAATGACGCAAGCGCAATTGGTGAGGGACTGA